From a single Streptomyces liliifuscus genomic region:
- a CDS encoding helix-turn-helix domain-containing protein, with product MTVGPNLLGDYVRARRELVTPEQVGIPVMGVRRVPGLRREEVAMLAGISADYYLRLEQGRDRNPSVQVLESLARVLRLDDDATAYLLRLGADKPRRRQRRRRKETVPPGIAKLVAMLPLPATVEGRYFDVLAANALATALSPRLVAGANRLRDVFLDPAEQALYPDWENATAGMVAGFRESVGTDTDDPRFIELVGELSLASPRFSRLWARHDVEACEGAPKHIDHPQVGGLQLNRERLGIGGAAGQMLVVHHPDPGTDSADKLALLASAIQMSVRT from the coding sequence ATGACCGTCGGACCGAACCTGCTGGGCGACTACGTGCGCGCCCGCCGTGAGCTCGTCACTCCCGAACAGGTCGGTATCCCCGTCATGGGGGTTCGGCGCGTACCGGGTCTGCGCCGGGAAGAGGTCGCGATGCTCGCCGGTATCAGCGCCGACTACTACCTGCGCCTGGAACAGGGCCGCGACCGCAACCCCTCCGTGCAGGTCCTCGAGTCGCTCGCCCGCGTGTTGCGGCTCGACGACGACGCGACGGCATACCTGCTACGCCTCGGCGCCGACAAACCACGACGGCGCCAACGCCGACGCCGGAAGGAAACCGTTCCTCCGGGCATCGCCAAACTCGTCGCCATGCTCCCGTTGCCCGCCACGGTCGAGGGCCGCTACTTCGACGTACTCGCCGCCAACGCCTTGGCGACAGCCCTGTCCCCGCGTCTGGTGGCGGGAGCCAACCGGCTGCGGGACGTGTTCCTCGACCCCGCCGAGCAGGCCCTCTATCCGGACTGGGAGAACGCCACCGCGGGCATGGTCGCCGGTTTCCGCGAGTCCGTCGGCACCGACACGGACGACCCCCGATTCATCGAGCTCGTCGGCGAACTCTCTCTCGCCAGCCCCCGCTTCAGCCGGCTCTGGGCACGCCACGACGTAGAGGCGTGCGAAGGCGCACCCAAGCACATCGACCACCCCCAGGTCGGTGGTCTGCAGCTCAACCGGGAGAGACTGGGCATCGGTGGCGCGGCGGGCCAGATGCTCGTCGTCCACCACCCGGACCCCGGTACTGACAGCGCCGACAAACTGGCGCTGCTCGCCTCCGCCATACAGATGTCTGTCCGGACCTGA